A genomic window from Fusarium falciforme chromosome 2, complete sequence includes:
- a CDS encoding Zn(2)-C6 fungal-type domain-containing protein, with amino-acid sequence MAGVPSSKGCRACVRQKKKCDQVKPVCARCARLKIACIGAGEQKWKFKPVSFQPVAFQPAVVEEIPKKPRRSIKVSVPPVPENIITSIAGRFIAALEVSDIRYSLSSYGDFLEHIPRRLGRSEALDASVKALVSAFPYHYTRHLPQDALANYIDALKALRICLNCPDKRLAPETLSAIYIIMICQGWIGRSDDYVRSHGEILAHLASSAIVQNWKDTFELQLLETLFVPLILEAMINPVITMESWFLLVDYCIPQASFEKAHGLRIPSVEAQKLIRMPVFFHSPMLYIDEIKSAYQEMQQDLPGIRQYLANLDRNESARGNRAKLSHKFRVVHALLLTLAIPLNSLLRTLYPKDEVLFQEAIALTNEFIILAQHASQHRPLGATYIPPCLAGVVSFDIIELY; translated from the exons ATGGCAGGCGTACCGTCTAGCAAAGGCTGCCGAGCCTGTGTCCGACAGAAGAAAAAG TGTGATCAGGTCAAGCCAGTTTGCGCCAGGTGCGCCAGACTCAAGATTGCCTGTATCGGTGCCGGCGAGCAAAAGTGGAAGTTCAAGCCAGTATCATTTCAACCAGTGGCCTTCCAACCGGCCGTCGTTGAAGAGATTCCCAAGAAACCGAGGAGATCCATCAAAGTCTCGGTCCCACCAGTTCCGGAGAACATCATCACGAGCATCGCAGGAAGGTTCATCGCGGCTCTCGAAGTATCAGATATTAGGTACAGTCTGAGCAGTTATGGCGACTTTCTCGAGCATATTCCTAGGCGGCTTGGTCGGAGCGAGGCCCTTGATGCGTCAGTCAAGGCTTTGGTCAGCGCGTTTCCGTACCACTACACACGACATCTACCACAGGACGCCTTGGCCAACTATATCGACGCCCTGAAAGCACTACGGATATGCCTTAACTGTCCAGATAAGAGACTGGCCCCAGAGACACTATCCGCTATTTACATCATCATGATCTGTCAG GGCTGGATAGGGCGCTCTGATGACTACGTCAGAAGCCATGGGGAAATCCTGGCTCACCTGGCAAGTTCTGCCATCGTGCAGAACTGGAAAGATACGTTTGAGTTGCAGCTCCTCGAAACCTTGTTTGTACCGCTG ATCCTCGAGGCAATGATCAATCCAGTAATCACGATGGAATCTTGGTTTCTACTCGTCGACTACTGCATACCACAAGCATCATTCGAGAAGGCTCACGGACTGCGGATCCCAAGTGTGGAAGCGCAAAAGCTGATTCGAATGCCTGTCTTCTTCCACAGCCCTATGCTCTACATCGACGAGATAAAGTCGGCGTACCAGGAGATGCAACAAGATCTGCCTGGCATCCGCCAATACCTTGCCAACCTCGATCGGAACGAATCTGCGCGAGGGAATCGGGCCAAGTTGTCTCACAAGTTTCGAGTTGTACATGCTCTGCTTCTCACCCTGGCAATCCCGTTGAACAGCCTATTACGGACACTCTACCCAAAAGATGAAGTATTGTTTCAAGAAGCAATCGCATTGACCAACGAGTTCATCATATTGGCGCAACACGCTTCCCAGCACCGACCGCTAGGTGCTACCTATATCCCTCCATGCCTGGCAGGCGTGGTGAGTTTCGACATCATCGAGCTGTATTGA
- a CDS encoding APH domain-containing protein: MKSPSSNWSYFDGLHTGSDQYMRNSIQDIPSSANFEYLEKRAIDSPRQHQPDLPSNLECSISLTHFASGCENLALELAFSDHVYWVARIPHQSIQRDTVLSEIATMKVVREHTTIPVPQVFCFEVSKDQPFDYPYLLMEALDGRTLTDGLAIAIPAQHRAKVAKQLANVFAELQNLIFSRIGRLWCGENADQPVKVIKMAWHALPGPLETSLEYFYHHTQEQNQHHVPDASRGPRLADGLLGPENVSCPYGN; encoded by the coding sequence ATGAAAAGCCCAAGCAGTAACTGGTCGTACTTTGACGGCCTGCACACGGGGTCAGACCAATACATGCGCAACAGCATTCAGGATATCCCCTCTTCAGCGAACTTCGAATACCTTGAGAAACGCGCAATAGACTCACCAAGACAGCACCAGCCAGATCTACCTTCCAATCTTGAGTGCAGCATCAGCCTGACGCATTTCGCATCTGGTTGCGAGAACCTTGCTCTGGAACTTGCGTTCTCAGACCATGTGTACTGGGTTGCTCGCATCCCGCACCAATCCATCCAAAGAGACACGGTGCTCAGCGAGATTGCCACGATGAAGGTTGTCAGGGAACATACCACCATCCCGGTCCCTCAGGTCTTTTGCTTCGAGGTGTCCAAAGACCAACCCTTTGACTACCCATACCTTCTCATGGAGGCCCTCGATGGCCGAACCTTGACGGACGGACTAGCGATAGCCATACCTGCACAGCACCGTGCCAAAGTGGCCAAACAGCTAGCAAATGTCTTTGCAGAACTCCAGAATCTGATCTTCAGCCGCATCGGGCGCCTTTGGTGTGGAGAGAATGCTGACCAACCCGTCAAAGTTATCAAAATGGCCTGGCACGCTTTGCCCGGGCCTCTGGAAACTTCGCTCGAGTATTTCTATCACCACACACAGGAACAGAACCAGCATCATGTACCGGATGCATCCAGGGGACCCAGACTGGCCGACGGCCTGCTGGGTCCTGAAAACGTCTCTTGCCCATATGGTAATTGA
- a CDS encoding APH domain-containing protein has product MLFDDEYNPTGLLDWTYAQAAPLEHLSVFDEFFISGDINLELKRLVVESLRDMERDREERPPLDNPDMDMTPYQDLTTLSEYMTTSMGAEITYHHFTTPIQRRLSAGKVVAEVMYGNTITWEQLREVHGAMPLF; this is encoded by the coding sequence ATGCTTTTTGACGACGAGTACAATCCGACGGGTCTCCTCGACTGGACCTATGCCCAAGCTGCCCCTCTTGAGCACTTATCTGTCTTTGACGAATTCTTCATCTCGGGCGACATAAACCTTGAGCTTAAGAGACTCGTGGTCGAATCTCTAAGAGACATGGAGAGAGACCGAGAGGAGAGGCCGCCCCTGGACAACCCGGACATGGACATGACCCCGTACCAGGATCTCACGACCCTCTCCGAATACATGACGACATCCATGGGTGCCGAGATCACCTATCATCACTTTACAACTCCTATTCAACGACGTCTTTCGGCCGGGAAGGTGGTGGCGGAGGTCATGTATGGCAATACTATTACTTGGGAGCAGCTGAGAGAAGTGCATGGCGCCATGCCTCTTTTCTAG
- a CDS encoding L-ornithine N(5)-monooxygenase — protein sequence MGTKSNVMEDQIQIEEDIYDVLIVGAGPCGLAIAARLREHTPAALFTDEEHRRFHWISKYGNKVTLKNSRSGKVTNGRKPESQPEYRMLVLDADDGNWMGRWKRLFKMYDISHLRSPMLWHVDPQDRDALLSHAYMNGRKDELIEIRHCVGKEVSKHAKKKMMGQKLCGRRQEARVDINLREQNDYYNPSASLFEDHCQHVATRYRLGLDLIRHETLEHLDYGEVKGISINGEDLFTVTSNKVRRYARAVVLAVGPANVAKIPRIPGMPETDKLPQACHSMYIPEFPAPIVMKRMAARKQTNIMVVGGGLTSAQLSDLAIRKGVTKVWHVMRGPIRVKHFDVSLDWMGKYKNAKQAQFWFADSDDERLEIIREAREGGSIPARFLKRLDKHLAAKKLEIFTETSIVEAKFEGVDGDGTWTIQTNPPIKDMHPMDYLYFATGIQTDFTTLPYLKTILEKHPIEGRGGFPCINNDLMWNDDVPLFMMGRLAALRIGPAAPNLGGAQSGAERVAWAIEDRIPRPGEEDLGGDDKEEKDHRKGYLSGHGNMYSSLACE from the exons ATGGGGACCAAAAGCAACGTGATGGAAGACCAAATCCAGATCGAAGAAGACATCTACGACGTCCTCATCGTAGGCGCCGGCCCCTGTGGCCTCGCCATAGCTGCCCGTCTCCGCGAACATACCCCTGCCGCCCTCTTCACCGACGAAGAACACCGTCGCTTCCACTGGATAAGCAAATACGGCAACAAAGTGACCCTTAAGAACTCTCGCAGCGGCAAAGTCACAAACGGCCGCAAACCAGAGAGTCAGCCCGAGTACCGCATGCTCGTGCTCGACGCCGATGACGGCAACTGGATGGGCAGGTGGAAGAGGCTCTTCAAGATGTATGACATTTCGCATCTGAGGAGTCCTATGCTTTGGCATGTTGATCCGCAGGATCGTGATGCTTTGCTTTCGCATGCGTATATGAACGGCCGTAAGGACGAGCTGATTGAGATTCGCCATTGCGTTGGTAAGGAGGTTAGCAAGCATGctaagaagaagatgatggggcAGAAGCTTTGTGGGAGAAG ACAAGAAGCCCGTGTTGACATCAACCTGCGGGAGCAAAACGACTACTACAACCCCTCAGCATCACTTTTCGAAGACCACTGCCAGCACGTTGCCACTCGGTACAGACTGGGCCTAGATCTCATCCGTCATGAAAccctcgagcatctcgactATGGTGAGGTCAAAGGCATCTCCATCAACGGCGAGGACCTCTTCACCGTCACATCCAACAAGGTCCGGCGGTACGCCCGCGCCGTCGTCCTGGCCGTCGGTCCAGCCAACGTGGCCAAGATTCCCCGCATCCCCGGCATGCCCGAGACGGATAAACTCCCTCAGGCATGCCACAGCATGTACATTCCCGAGTTCCCGGCCCCCATTGTCATGAAGCGTATGGCGGCCCGCAAGCAGACAAACATCATGGTTGTCGGCGGTGGTCTCACATCTGCTCAGCTGTCAGACCTTGCCATCCGCAAAGGCGTCACCAAAGTGTGGCACGTCATGCGAGGACCTATTCGCGTCAAACACTTTGACGTTTCCCTGGACTGGATGGGCAAGTACAAGAACGCCAAGCAGGCCCAGTTCTGGTTTGCCGACTCGGATGATGAAAGACTAGAGATCATCAGGGAAGCCCGAGAGGGAGGCAGTATTCCCGCTCGGTTCCTGAAGCGCCTTGACAAGCATCTCGCGGCAAAGAAGCTCGAGATTTTCACAGAGACAAGCATCGTAGAAGCCAAATTCGAAGGAGTCGACGGAGACGGTACCTGGACCATCCAAACCAACCCACCTATCAAGGATATGCACCCAATGGACTACCTGTACTTTGCGACGGGCATCCAAACCGACTTCACCACACTTCCCTACCTAAAGACGATACTGGAGAAGCACCCCATCGAGGGACGCGGCGGATTCCCCTGTATCAACAACGACCTCATGTGGAACGACGACGTGCCTCTGTTCATGATGGGACGTTTGGCCGCGTTGAGAATTGGACCTGCGGCGCCTAACTTGGGAGGTGCGCAGAGCGGAGCTGAGAGAGTTGCCTGGGCGATTGAGGATCGTATTCCTCGTCCTGGCGAGGAGGACTTGGGTGGTGATgacaaggaggagaaagacCACAGAAAGGGATATCTTTCGGGACACGGCAACATGTATAGCTCGCTGGCGTGCGAGTAG
- a CDS encoding Zn(2)-C6 fungal-type domain-containing protein, whose translation MQVRHTYPSNTNPPLTRQSLRTRKVKCDETWPKCNRCTSTGRTCDGYRPPPAGSLSWDVLLRPQPRLLPSADGRETRSLSFFHRAVAPFISGPFDGSFWTHFVTQVAHAEPAARHAVMAVSSLFENFDPSVCGVATMDRFAIFHYNQAIKKLVEDPSPDIDLVLLVCILFICIEFLRGDRHTAVNHAHHGVQLLNQAGKNSKLTAVFSQMSVFPLFFVQSGTDFPHLTTHAFDNNAANPVFRTLIEAQHALDLLGIRTFRLMRAANPYRFDVDPGRPPQELLDEQFFLGRDMAAWGDAFARFQASRATGSREDATSLALKTRQLIARIWIAECLNKEEMGYDARKSEFEEIVRCARLAAEQNDSLDREGLPRPKFMFDLGFNPWLHFLIIKCRYFNLRVEALALLKKLSYARESLWDASLVYDVSKRIIEVEHNVKLPTDKVIDDETLPTDVERVRGFFCDRDRPETPLWDDKETLARRPIDLVVGKPGGGIEVRRDFIGEDVSHSISLNLTLIGF comes from the coding sequence ATGCAAGTCCGTCACACATACCCCAGCAACACAAACCCTCCACTAACACGACAATCACTTAGAACCAGAAAGGTCAAGTGTGACGAGACGTGGCCCAAATGCAATAGGTGCACCTCCACAGGCCGCACATGCGACGGCTACCGACCACCTCCGGCGGGCTCTCTCTCCTGGGACGTGCTGCTCCGTCCCCAGCCGCGCCTCCTCCCCTCCGCAGACGGCCGCGAAACCCGCAGCCTGTCCTTCTTCCACCGTGCCGTGGCCCCCTTCATCTCGGGTCCCTTTGACGGCTCGTTCTGGACCCATTTCGTCACGCAGGTTGCCCATGCCGAGCCCGCGGCGCGTCATGCCGTCATGGCCGTCAGCTCACTCTTCGAGAACTTTGACCCCAGCGTATGCGGGGTAGCAACGATGGATAGGTTTGCCATATTCCACTATaaccaggccatcaagaagctTGTCGAAGATCCCTCCCCGGACATAGATCTCGTGCTGCTCGTCtgcatcctcttcatctgcaTCGAGTTCCTGCGCGGCGATCGACACACAGCCGTCAACCATGCCCACCACGGTGTGCAGCTGCTCAACCAGGCTGGCAAGAATTCCAAACTCACAGCTGTATTTTCGCAAATGAGTGTCTTTCCCCTGTTCTTTGTCCAGTCGGGCACTGATTTTCCCCACCTCACCACGCATGCCTTTGACAACAACGCCGCCAACCCTGTGTTTCGCACTCTAATAGAGGCCCAGCACGCGCTTGATCTTCTCGGAATTCGCACTTTTAGGCTCATGCGCGCAGCGAACCCTTACCGGTTCGATGTCGACCCAGGAAGGCCCCCACAAGAATTGCTCGACGAGCAATTCTTCCTTGGCCGTGACATGGCAGCATGGGGAGATGCATTTGCAAGATTTCAGGCATCACGTGCCACCGGCAGTCGAGAAGATGCAACATCCCTGGCGCTCAAAACTCGGCAGTTGATTGCCAGGATCTGGATTGCAGAGTGTCTCAACAAAGAAGAGATGGGCTACGACGCGCGCAAGTCTGAATTCGAAGAGATTGTGAGGTGTGCGCGCCTCGCGGCCGAGCAGAACGACTCGCTTGATCGAGAGGGACTCCCTCGGCCCAAGTTCATGTTTGACTTGGGGTTCAACCCGTGGCTGCACTTTCTGATCATCAAGTGTCGCTACTTTAACTTGCGCGTCGAAGCGCTGGCGTTACTAAAGAAACTCTCGTATGCGCGAGAATCGCTCTGGGATGCATCTCTGGTGTACGACGTGTCAAAGCGCATTATAGAAGTCGAACACAATGTCAAACTCCCTACTGACAAGGTTATTGACGATGAAACGCTGCCGACAGACGTGGAGAGGGTGAGGGGCTTCTTCTGTGATAGAGACAGGCCCGAGACCCCGCTCTGGGATGATAAGGAGACGCTGGCAAGGAGGCCGATTGATCTGGTGGTTGGAAAGCCCGGCGGTGGTATCGAAGTGAGGAGGGACTTCATCGGCGAGGACGTTTCGCACAGCATATCGCTAAACCTGACCCTGATCGGATTCTAG